The Setaria viridis chromosome 6, Setaria_viridis_v4.0, whole genome shotgun sequence genome includes the window GCCGATGATATCACGACCTTTCTTTGGTGACCAGTATGGAAATGCTATGTTCGTGTGCGACGTTTGGAGGGTTGGAGTGGAGGTTCAAGTGGAAAACCAGCTCGAGAGAGTGAAGGTCAGAGATGCTATTGAGAAACTGATGGGGAGCAAAGAAGGGAAGGAGATTAGAGAGAGGATGACGAACCTGAAAGAGATAGCGGAGAAAGGCATTAAGGAGAGTGGATCATCTCACACAGCTTTCCTTAACTTGGCTGATCTCATATTTTCACTATGAAACACTTGGAAGGTACAAAGCGTATTTGTTATTGCTATGGAACGCATGGATTGGACGTGTACTTTCCTTTTGTAGTTTTATTCAATTTCCACCTTGAACTAGGAACCTAATTTAACGTTTCGACAGATTCGGGGACCTGAGCTGTAGTAATTCAAAAGGTTGTGTTGATTCCCTCAGCATGTGGTCACTCAGAAGCCAAAAGTGTATACCCTGAACACATTACTAGGCCAACGGCATGACTGAACAAGATAAACTATCACTTGAAATCAAATAAAATGTAAATCTTAAAATGTTCAATAATATTACTCTGACAGGAATGATGCTCACGAACAAGGAGCAAAAACAATTAAGTTCCTATCATCACCATACATATATCATAAAGTATGCAAAAGTACACACTACGGTGAGACAATGAAATCCACTAGACGTTGCAAGGATGCATCGGTAGATCCACCTTTGGAAGTGCATTTCACTGCTGCATCCCTCAAATCTCTAATCCTTTCTCTGATCCTGTCTCCTTCCTCTCGGCCCATCAGTCTCTCTACAGCCAACTGGACGTCCCCTCTCGTCAGCTGGTTCTCCACCTCCACCAATCTGACCCCAACCTTCCACACTTGGCACACGTACCTGGCGTTGCACAGCTGGTCTCCCCCCAGTGGCCTGCATATCATCGGCACGCCTCCCAATATGCTCTCCAgcgtcgagttccacccgcagtgcgtcaggAAGGCCCCCACCGCGGGGTGCTTCAGCACCTCCTGCTGCGGAGCCCAGCTCACGATCCGCCCTCTGCCCCGTACCTCCTCCCGCAGCTCAGCAGGAAGCTCGCTGGACTCGCATCCACGCACCAGCCTCGGGCGGACCACCCACAGGAAGGAGCGCTTGCTGCCAGCCAGTCCCCAGGCCATCTCCGTGAGCTCGTGCGCATCGATGGACACCAAGCTCCCGAAGCTGACGTATATCACGGAGCTTGGTGGCTGCGCATCCAGCCATTCGATGCAGCTTCGGTCCTGGAGCAGCAAGCTGCTGTCCACGGACGGTGAGAGGATGTGGAGGGGGCCGACGGCGAACACCGGGACAACGATGTCCTGGCAGATGTTGGAAATGTCCGTGCCCTCGATGGCATCCAACGTGTTGAGTATGAGGCCTGATGACTGTCGTGCTTCAGCAACCATGTGAGTGAGCAGGTCTGCGTAGGCGCGGTGCCGAGTGGCGTCCCTCTCATGATGCAAGTCCCTTACGAGCAAAGGAGGGAGCTCCTTGACGTCCGTGTCCAAATTCGACTCTGCGAAAATGATTTCAATGTCACTGTATTTTCTATCATGGAACCAATTATTGGGTAATTAAAGTACATGGAGAAAGTAGATTGAGCATTTCTAATAATCATAGAAAGGTACCAGGATAACAATGTGAATTTGGTACTTCAATACCCTTATATATGAATTCCAATTGACTCCACAATATGTCTTGCATTCAATTCGTGAGCTTGAAAATGTTTGGAGCACGGTATCTTTTAAGTAATCTAGGTATGGGAAAGTTGCCTTTGGTAAATAAAAATCATATCTTTGACGATCTGACCCCCATCTTGATATCAATATCTTTAAATTTGTATTCAAGATAGCACAATTGGATGCGGAAATTGAATGTTATAAGGACGAAGAACCCCGGATGCTAATTGTTCATCCACATGGTCAACTGGTCACTGAGCAAGGCAGCAAACTCCATACCTCGGATGGGCAAATAGCCTTTCTCCTCCAGAAGCGGGAACGCCAAGTACATCCTGAACTTGGCCGCGCTGCTGGTCATCAGAGGGAGCGCCTTAACGCCGAGCTCCCTCGCAACGCCAAGCGGCGCGAACCAGTCCACGTCGGCGACCACGCAGACGAcgtcgcgcgcgccggcgaggtacTCCCTGAACGGCGCAGCGCAGCTCCTGTTCAGCGTGAGGACGAACGGCGCAACGTCGCTCGACtcggcgagctccggcgggacgCCGTCCCTGATGGACACGAAGTCGTAGTCCACGGGCAGCTTCCGGCGGTCCGGCGCGCGGGTCTCGGTGTGCACGACGGTGATGGCGAGGCCACGGGCGTGGAACGCCGCTGCGAGCCGGAGCATGGGTTCGATGTGGCCCTGGTAGGGGAGGGGGAATAGGACCACGCGAGGGCAGCCACCGGGAGCGTCGCTTGGAGTCATGGCcaggtagagagagagagagggagggagagggagagggagagggagaactCGACTCGATGTGTACAAGCGTGAGAAAGACGAAAAGTTGGGACAGGATCACGTGGAAAGGTGAAAAAAGTAGCATTTTTCGTTTTGCGGCATCTGACGTGGGTTGGCGGGGCTGTTTGGCTCGTAAGTGTTAAaaacacctatcacatcgaatgtttgatactaattagaaatattaaacataggtcaattacaaaactaattgcacagatggagtctaattcgcgagatgaatctattaagcctaattattccatgatttgacaatgtggtgctacaataactatttgctaattatggattaattagttttaatagattcgtctcgtgaattaggggttctgcaattagttttttaatttaaatatatttagtcctctaaattagcatccgaacatccgatgtgacacaactaaagtttagcacctgatGTCCAAACACTCCCTTGTCCTAATTTGGGGGGAAGTTCCAGCCACTAGAGCGCCATATGGTCGTCGAGCATGTGCATGATGATGATTCAAGGCTGTTTTAGTCCAAAGAACATACAAGCATGAAGACCTTAATTTTTTTCTACTCTCATATACGCCGATGCAAGCCGATATTGTAGTTCACTGAAATGTCTGGACATCACGGAGTTTTGTTTCCTTGCTCTTTTGCCACTACTCATGAATAAACCCACATGGGGTACGTTATTTGCTCCATTTCATGTGCATGTGAGCTCTTTTGCTTTCCACATGCTCTTTGGTGCCAGCAATTTTCACTTTGTATATACTATTTTACTTTTATTTTCTCAGAGCTCACCTATTTGACTTGGTTATATAAAATATGTAAGAATTTCGAGTTGACCTTTGTTACAAGCCCATCCGCTCGCGTCGTCCTAGGGGCGGCCAGGCTGCCACACCCTTGCAGCCCCTCCCACCTCCCATCCCtccacctcgccaccgccggaaGCCCGCGCGGGCACAAGGACGGCAGCGGTGAGGCCTCCTTCCACGCGTTTATCCTCTCCCCCGAGTTATCCTTCCCCAAGAAAACCTAGATCCGGTTGCCACTGGTAGCGGCGGTGAGGGTGGGCTCGTCCGAGCTGACCTCTCCTGGTTTGGATATTTGAACTCCGGGTGGATGGCATCTTCTTCGCCTCCGGTGGCCACCACCgtgggtggggggaggggggtgctCGCCTCCAATTGCCGCCACCCCTTCTAGTTGTCTTCCAGGTGGGGGGCAATGGGCGGCCTTTTGGTTGCCGCCACCGTGTCAGGTAGTCTCCCTAATGGGCGTCCTTGGTTGCTTGGCAGAGGCAGGATCTGGTGGAGCGTCCAGAGGTCGTCGGTTGCCGTGCAGTGCGTTTCTTGGGTGTGCAGGTTCTCGGGCGAAAGCCTAGCTCGATCCTGGATTGTTTGCTAGTGACGATGGTGCCATGGGTATCATTTTCCTTCTTGAAGGCGTTGCCGTAAGGACCTCAACCTCTAGGGACAGATCCAGGTGAAAACTAAAGAACCGACATGTTGGTTCGGGCGGTGGCATGATCTTGATGTTGCTTTACTCTTGAGGTGTCGTCTTGGAGTCCTTGATGGTGATACCATGTTCAGCTTAGAGCGATGGCGGTTCCAATTTGTATTTGTGGTAGAGATCGACTCAGTGCGGTTTCTAGATGACAAGGATTACTAGACAGCACATGACCATCAACGATCCTAACATCTAAAGTTTCTAAGAAGATAACTGATGTGAGGCGTTTGTTACTGCATAAGGACCAAAGCAAAGTTGAAGGAAGGATGTATAAGAAGTTCGAAGCTTAGTCTTTCaacctttctttcttaatgtaTTTCTTTCTTGTCTTTTGTGTTCCTCGGTTTGAGACTCGGAGTCTAAGTACTCGTTTAGTTTCTGGCTATGTGGCTAGAATTGTTTCTTTGTGGTCGTAGACATTCATATTCACATGTGAATGTTGAAGACCGGATATTTTCCTTAATGTAAAAACATATAAAATATGTAAGGCAAACCATTGCCCAAGTTGGATTTGAGTTGGCAATGCATAAACTTTGATTGTGAAGAATACGATGATTTCACAGCTGATGAATTGCTACATGATAAACTTGGTGGGGCATGTTCTATGTGTTGGGAAATTTGGATCAGCTGAAATGATGAGGTTTTTAACAAGACACGAGTTTTTTCATCTATGCGGGTAGTTTTCAGAGGAACACATTGGTGCTATTTTTGTGCGCTGCTgcaaaaggaaggagaaagatcCCGTATAAACTGGGGGTGTCCTGTGCTTAGACGGTGGTCATGGAAATTTTTTCCTCAAACACGGTGGTTATGGAAATTTTTTCCTCAAACGGCTGGTGTTCTAGTAATAGACTACCTTTTTATTTGACATAAGCACGATGGATGTTATGATTGTCTTCTTAAGTTCTTTCACTTTCATTGGATCATGATCTTGTTTGTAATAATGGATAGCTATATGTATCAATCGTCACAAAGGCTGGAATATTAATGCATATtcccttttctaaaaaaattggtGTCATGGACCTCTAGTATATATTCATGCAAATCACGCATCAATTTGTGGCTAAATCAAGTCAACTCAGGGTAAACTTCAGGGAGGATAGAGGTAGGAACTGGGAGATTACAGAGAATTCTGGAAAGCTTTGAGAAGCATAACAAGATCGTACGTATTAGCACAAAATGATTTAACTGAAATAAAACAATCTTTCATGTGTGCATCGCACAGCTTGTCTGTTCATGTGCAAGTCTTGCGCCATGTTGGCTCCTTGCATCTTGGAGatttctctcctctcttccttcttcccttTCTAGTTCTCTTGATGATAGGAGAACTATACTACTTTCATTCTCGTGTGTTATTCTCTGTGTGTCCTATATCTCACATTCACAGGGGTCAAACTTTTCTATTTATACACCACAGTGCAGTGCTGCCAACCATCATGTACCCCAGCCGAAGCATCAAACGACGCATGGCGTTTCAAGTTCAGTGCTGGCTCATTTCTTTAATCAAGCGCTTTGCATTGCCATTAGCTATTACATTGCGTAACAGTGCTAAGCATCAAGGCTTGCGTAATAGTGACTCTTGTACCTTTTCATTGACTAGAAACGATAGTATAGTAAAAGAAAATTTAACAAACTGAGACACCATTGCACTTGAAGAGGCACAATTAACAATCTGTTTGAAGGATCAGACAGCAGTAATCCACAGGTTAATCGCAGTCAGTAGCTACGTTGATGCAGTAGTACCCAGTGCTCAAACCGAGAGAATTATCAGATATGAATAGATGAGCACATCAGAACACAGCGCAGCGTGTAACTTTCCTCTCCCAATCCATACATGTGATCCAAACGTTGCACATTTTCACTTTCAGACAATTTCAATCTCTAAACGAACAGATATTCTGTAAAAGGGTACAGTGAGAAAAGAGCAACAGCCATAACTTTTTATATCCGGCAACACACCACACGTACGATCTGTTGAGAAGTTCATGTTATGAACCAAAAATACTAAAAAGGTGCCGCACCAAATCTAAGACCCCGTCCAAGGTTAATGCAGACATAATTTACTCAGGGaaaccccccaaaaaaaagacACGGTACATGACATCACttcctgttcgcttcaacttattcagccagcttatcagccatcaaacagtattttcctctcacaacaaatcagccgtttcagcttttcagccggcttataagctgaagcgaacaggcccaacgGCTCTCGGACGGGTGGTGCGACGGTGATCGCTTTACCAAACCGTTCGGAGAGACGACGCGCCCACTCATTGATCTCCCACTCAAGGATGAACACGTTCACCATGCGAGCGCATCGTAATTTCACCTGTGGTTCTATGGTTACATGCTCAAGCGCGTCGCCCTTCGCCAGGAT containing:
- the LOC117859512 gene encoding DIMBOA UDP-glucosyltransferase BX8, with protein sequence MTPSDAPGGCPRVVLFPLPYQGHIEPMLRLAAAFHARGLAITVVHTETRAPDRRKLPVDYDFVSIRDGVPPELAESSDVAPFVLTLNRSCAAPFREYLAGARDVVCVVADVDWFAPLGVARELGVKALPLMTSSAAKFRMYLAFPLLEEKGYLPIRESNLDTDVKELPPLLVRDLHHERDATRHRAYADLLTHMVAEARQSSGLILNTLDAIEGTDISNICQDIVVPVFAVGPLHILSPSVDSSLLLQDRSCIEWLDAQPPSSVIYVSFGSLVSIDAHELTEMAWGLAGSKRSFLWVVRPRLVRGCESSELPAELREEVRGRGRIVSWAPQQEVLKHPAVGAFLTHCGWNSTLESILGGVPMICRPLGGDQLCNARYVCQVWKVGVRLVEVENQLTRGDVQLAVERLMGREEGDRIRERIRDLRDAAVKCTSKGGSTDASLQRLVDFIVSP